The Lachnospiraceae bacterium genome has a window encoding:
- a CDS encoding MATE family efflux transporter has translation MFCIIQNISYFYFYVKQNGGMTVTQEWKSYMKSVFWLAMPIIIENTLQTLLGTMDTYFAGKLADQAIAGIGVTNLIMNIFISFFTAVSVGTTVIVSHSYGRKDYVQINRAITHSLAIGSALGIFCSVLCGVGNTSILRISGADRTVIEYARPYFLIVVVPCIALCLQLILSACLRAIKDTKTPMYVTGAANVLNILLNIVFMKMGLGIFGLGLATTLSRGISICILFWRVKNYDAHIRISVCRLSKKEAGAILRIGMPAGFEKLIMRIGQLVYNAMIISIGTAAYVAHQIAGSIENYSYIPSMGFGLAVCTLVGISLGEGNFQKAKEIPKAAYALSTGLILLFSLVFFIFAPQLAALFTKTKEIQKMVIEVLRIIALFQPFTFLVQIMTNALQGAGETKFPMYLTLVGIWGIRIGVGYLLAVYFRLGLTGVWCAYALDVTVRGILLLRQFQKEPWKQKRNCHTA, from the coding sequence ATGTTTTGTATCATACAAAACATATCGTATTTTTATTTTTATGTCAAGCAAAACGGAGGAATGACGGTGACACAGGAATGGAAATCTTATATGAAGAGTGTGTTTTGGCTGGCAATGCCAATTATCATCGAAAATACACTGCAAACGCTATTGGGTACTATGGATACATATTTCGCAGGAAAGCTAGCCGATCAGGCAATTGCTGGAATTGGCGTTACCAATCTGATTATGAATATATTCATTTCCTTTTTTACAGCAGTCAGCGTGGGCACCACGGTCATCGTATCGCATAGCTACGGAAGGAAGGACTATGTCCAGATAAACCGTGCGATAACGCATTCATTGGCTATAGGCAGTGCGCTTGGAATTTTCTGCAGCGTTTTATGCGGTGTAGGAAATACATCTATTTTACGTATTTCCGGAGCTGATAGGACTGTAATCGAATATGCAAGACCTTATTTTTTAATTGTGGTTGTTCCTTGTATAGCACTATGTCTACAGCTCATACTATCTGCTTGTCTACGGGCAATAAAAGATACGAAAACGCCAATGTATGTTACGGGAGCGGCCAATGTTTTAAATATCCTTTTAAATATTGTGTTTATGAAAATGGGGCTGGGAATTTTTGGATTAGGGCTGGCAACTACACTATCAAGAGGAATTAGTATTTGCATTTTGTTTTGGCGTGTTAAAAATTATGATGCTCATATACGAATATCAGTCTGCAGGCTTTCAAAAAAAGAGGCAGGCGCTATTTTGCGTATTGGCATGCCGGCCGGCTTTGAAAAGCTGATTATGCGCATTGGTCAGCTGGTTTACAATGCCATGATCATTTCAATTGGCACGGCAGCTTATGTGGCACATCAGATTGCGGGCAGCATAGAGAATTATTCCTATATTCCGTCCATGGGATTTGGGCTTGCAGTATGCACTTTAGTGGGAATTTCATTGGGAGAGGGAAATTTTCAAAAGGCAAAAGAAATACCGAAGGCAGCCTATGCACTGTCAACAGGACTAATTCTTTTATTTAGTTTAGTGTTTTTTATTTTTGCGCCTCAATTGGCAGCACTATTTACAAAAACAAAGGAAATACAGAAGATGGTAATCGAGGTACTGCGGATCATAGCCTTATTCCAGCCATTTACATTTCTTGTGCAGATCATGACAAACGCGCTGCAGGGAGCCGGCGAGACAAAATTCCCCATGTATTTAACCTTAGTCGGGATCTGGGGTATCCGAATTGGCGTAGGATATCTGCTGGCGGTATATTTTAGGCTGGGACTCACCGGCGTATGGTGTGCCTATGCATTAGACGTGACGGTGCGAGGAATTCTTCTGCTGCGCCAATTTCAGAAAGAACCGTGGAAGCAGAAAAGAAATTGTCATACCGCATAG
- a CDS encoding MATE family efflux transporter gives MEDHSKIDLFENMPIPKAVAKLAIPTIVSSLVMVIYNLADTYFVGMLNDPIQNAAVTLAAPVLLAFNAINNLFGVGTSSMMSRALGRRDYETVHRSSALGFYMALISGLAFSLLYTIFHEPMLQVLGANETTTEATAAYLKWTVSFGAMPAILNVVMAYLVRSEGASLHASIGTMSGCILNIILDPFFIMPWGLNMGAAGAGMATFIANCFACGYFFVLLYYKRGRTYVCINPKMVAFQKAIVVGICAVGVPASIQNLLNVTGMTVLNNFTSSFGSDAVAAMGIAQKINTVPFQIALGLSQGIMPLISYNFSSGNSKRMKNSFFFTARISLIFLCLVAVGYYIGASGLIGLFMDNEVIVGYGSRFLRGFCWGLPFICMDFMAVGVFQACGMGKKAFVFAILRKIVLEIPAICVLNYLFPLYGLAYAQFTAELILSAVAVVVLAKLFKGLEQKQKEISV, from the coding sequence ATGGAAGATCATTCTAAAATAGATTTGTTTGAAAACATGCCCATTCCCAAAGCGGTAGCCAAGCTGGCTATTCCGACGATTGTCAGCTCGCTGGTGATGGTCATTTATAATCTGGCTGATACGTATTTTGTAGGGATGCTGAATGATCCGATTCAAAATGCAGCAGTCACGCTGGCGGCCCCAGTCCTGTTAGCCTTTAATGCCATTAACAATTTGTTTGGCGTAGGTACCTCCAGTATGATGAGCCGCGCGCTAGGGCGCAGGGATTATGAGACGGTGCATAGAAGTTCTGCCCTTGGATTCTATATGGCGCTTATCAGCGGATTGGCTTTTTCACTGCTCTATACTATATTTCATGAGCCCATGCTGCAGGTTCTGGGAGCTAATGAAACGACGACAGAAGCGACGGCTGCCTATTTAAAATGGACGGTATCCTTTGGAGCGATGCCCGCTATTTTGAATGTAGTCATGGCCTATCTGGTACGCTCGGAGGGAGCGTCGCTGCATGCCAGTATCGGAACGATGAGCGGCTGTATTTTGAATATTATTTTAGACCCGTTTTTCATCATGCCCTGGGGGCTGAATATGGGAGCAGCCGGCGCAGGAATGGCTACTTTTATTGCCAATTGCTTTGCCTGCGGCTACTTCTTTGTACTGCTGTACTATAAACGCGGACGCACCTATGTGTGCATCAATCCGAAAATGGTGGCATTCCAAAAGGCGATTGTCGTGGGGATTTGCGCCGTTGGCGTTCCGGCCTCTATTCAAAATCTGCTGAACGTAACAGGGATGACAGTGCTTAATAATTTTACATCCTCTTTTGGCTCCGATGCAGTGGCGGCTATGGGAATTGCGCAAAAGATCAATACAGTGCCCTTTCAGATTGCATTGGGACTTTCGCAGGGCATTATGCCCCTCATCAGCTATAATTTTTCGAGCGGAAATAGTAAGCGGATGAAAAATAGCTTTTTCTTTACAGCAAGGATTTCCCTGATTTTTTTATGTCTCGTAGCTGTGGGATATTACATTGGGGCGAGCGGACTGATTGGATTGTTTATGGATAATGAAGTTATTGTAGGCTACGGATCTCGTTTTCTGCGCGGCTTTTGCTGGGGGCTGCCGTTTATCTGTATGGATTTCATGGCAGTGGGTGTATTTCAGGCATGCGGCATGGGGAAAAAGGCTTTTGTATTTGCAATTTTGAGAAAGATTGTGCTGGAAATTCCGGCCATCTGCGTGCTGAATTATTTGTTTCCGCTGTACGGCCTTGCCTATGCACAGTTTACGGCGGAGCTGATTTTGTCTGCGGTTGCTGTAGTGGTGCTAGCCAAACTGTTTAAAGGACTGGAGCAAAAGCAGAAAGAAATATCAGTCTAA
- a CDS encoding TetR/AcrR family transcriptional regulator, which produces MDRRQKKTQEAIFQAFITLLKHKSYHRITIQEIIDYANIGRSTFYAHYETKDELLKELCCELFGHVVDSAANHLTDHTHSYNTGQNISHSLFHHLLQHLAENDHSILSLLSCESNEIFLRYFKDSLNELVFSQYVSQTKNLALPHDFLVNHISSSFVELILWWIRGQMKQSPEELNEYFHAVIDPIVSLD; this is translated from the coding sequence ATGGATCGACGTCAGAAAAAAACTCAGGAAGCTATCTTTCAAGCTTTTATAACGCTTTTAAAGCACAAAAGCTATCACCGCATTACCATACAGGAAATTATTGATTATGCCAACATTGGCCGAAGCACCTTTTATGCACATTATGAAACAAAGGATGAGCTGCTCAAAGAGCTATGCTGTGAACTCTTTGGACATGTGGTAGATAGTGCTGCCAATCATTTAACCGATCATACACATTCTTACAACACAGGTCAAAATATCTCTCATTCTCTATTTCACCATCTTTTGCAGCATCTTGCTGAAAATGATCACTCCATTCTCAGTCTTCTTTCCTGCGAAAGCAATGAAATCTTTCTGCGTTATTTCAAAGATAGTTTAAATGAACTTGTATTCTCACAGTATGTCTCTCAAACAAAAAATCTGGCTTTGCCCCATGATTTTTTAGTCAACCATATTTCCAGTAGCTTTGTTGAATTGATTCTATGGTGGATCAGAGGGCAGATGAAGCAAAGTCCAGAGGAATTAAACGAATATTTTCATGCCGTCATCGATCCCATTGTATCATTAGACTGA
- a CDS encoding RNA methyltransferase: MREIKVYSQNSIFQRFQTLKTNRNKRYKYNEFLVEGVRSLNEAVKNKWRIKSFIYNNENLSGWAKAMIENVATDVNYVLTMQLMSELSGKSDTSELMAIIEMREDCLEGVRLSENPMIVLFDRPSNKGNLGTIIRSCDALGADMLMITGHAVDLYEPDVVVSAMGSFFNMPIIRVSDNQTLFNYVNHLKEKYPGLFVIGTTAHKEKPIHEVNLTGPLMLMIGNETTGLSKTYKEYCDILCTIPMSEKSYASSFNVSCAASIAMYEISRQRMTV, translated from the coding sequence ATGCGTGAAATAAAAGTATATAGTCAAAATAGTATTTTTCAAAGATTTCAAACACTAAAAACAAACCGTAATAAACGGTATAAATATAATGAATTTCTGGTAGAGGGAGTGCGGAGCCTAAATGAAGCCGTAAAAAATAAATGGAGAATTAAATCATTTATTTATAATAATGAAAACCTATCAGGGTGGGCTAAAGCAATGATAGAAAATGTTGCTACTGACGTGAATTATGTTTTGACCATGCAGCTTATGAGCGAGCTAAGCGGAAAGTCGGACACATCAGAGCTAATGGCTATCATTGAAATGAGGGAGGACTGCCTGGAAGGCGTACGACTTTCAGAGAACCCTATGATCGTTCTTTTTGATCGGCCTTCCAATAAGGGGAATCTGGGTACGATCATTCGTTCATGTGATGCTTTGGGTGCTGATATGTTAATGATAACCGGACACGCTGTTGATTTGTATGAACCGGACGTTGTAGTATCTGCAATGGGCTCTTTTTTTAATATGCCGATAATACGTGTTTCGGATAATCAAACATTATTTAATTATGTGAATCATCTGAAAGAAAAATATCCCGGATTATTTGTCATTGGTACAACGGCGCATAAGGAGAAGCCAATCCATGAAGTTAATCTGACAGGTCCGCTTATGCTTATGATTGGCAATGAAACAACTGGACTTAGCAAAACATATAAGGAATATTGCGATATATTATGTACGATTCCCATGTCTGAAAAATCATATGCAAGCTCTTTCAATGTAAGCTGTGCGGCCTCCATTGCTATGTATGAGATTTCAAGGCAGCGAATGACAGTATAA